In Bradyrhizobium sp. 170, the DNA window CGATCCGCCGTGGCTCTCCACGATGGTACGGCTGATCGAGAGTCCCATGCCCATTCCGTCAGCCTTTGTCGTTTGGAAGGCGGTAAAGATATCGCCGGCTATCTTAGGATCAATTCCGGTTCCCGTGTCCTCGATCTCCAGGACGGCCATTTGGGAGTTTGAATCCTCCAACGACGTCCCGGAATTGATCGACAACAGCCGTCTCCGATCGTCGATCTGCGACATCGCGTGTATTGCATTGACGACGAGATTGATGACGACCTGCGCAAGCTGCACGCGGTCGCCGAGGACGGGCGGCGCGGGCGCCTGAAGATCAAGCCTAAGTCCTACATCATTGTTAAGCATCTCGCGCTCGACGAGCGGAATGACGTCAGCAACGATATCGTTCAGGGTCAGTACCGTGTGGGATGGATTGCTCTTCCGGGCCAGAGCACGAAGACGAGTGATGACTTCGCTCGCGCGCCGGCCGTTGCTGATCATCCGCTCGAGCGCCCGACGCACTTCTTCGAGGTTGGGTTTGTCCCGCAGCAGCCATCGCAAACCAGCTTCGCCATTTGTCAGAATCGCCGCAAGCGGCTGGTTGACCTCGTGAGCAATCGACGCGGTGAGCTCGCCCAGGGTACTGATGCGCGTGACGTGCTCGAGCTGGCTGCGTGCGTGATGCAGCGCATCCTCCGCGTGCTTCTGCTCCGTAATGTCGCTGTTGGTCTCCATGGTTGCGAATGGGCGCCCGCGTTCGTCGCGTTGCACCGCCCAACGGCTTACGACCCATACTTCTGTGCCGTCGCGTCGGGTGTGAACGAGCTCTCCTTGCCAACGGTTGGAGTCGTCGAGCTGCTCCATGGTGCCGGCCGACGGCAGATACTTTGTCTTCAGTAGCGCGTGGGATTTCTGTCCCAGCGCCTCCTTTCGTGGCCAGCCGTAAAGCTCCTCAGCCCCGGCATTCCAATAGGTGATGACATCGGTTGCGTCGCGCACGAAGATCGCATCATGGCTCAAATCGAGAAGCGCCGCCTGATCGCTCAGGCTTTCCGCCGCTTTCCGGTTCCTGAGCGCGGCGAGCGTCGCAATGCCTATCGCGCAAAGGCCGATCAAGGCGCGGAGCACCGGCCCGCTTTGAAGCGATTCGCCGTGAACGATTGCAAAGCTCAGGAGGGTCTGCAGGACACAGACGGCGCAAACAAGCAGGATACCGCGCCGGCCAAGGAAATCTGCCGATGCAATCACCACGACGGCGTACAGCACCGCGATCGCAATATCGAGCGGAGCGAACGTATCGATCGCAAAAATGATCGCCACCCCAACAAGCATCAGGGCGACTTGGAGACCGGTTGGCCGGCTTGTCATTCGAGATGGTCGTTCCGACATCGGCTTCTTTCGAGCGGTGGTGTCACTGAGTCTGCCTCGGCGGCGCATGCTCCAATCTAGCCGGGGACGCGGGGCGGCCGCTTGTTCGTGCACGCTCCGACTTGCACGTTCGTGCGGCGATTGGGTTGCTTTCACGGACAGCGACGTCGCATCAGCAGAAATCTTCAAGTTGTCGCACGGGCTTACAAGCGACAGGAACCCTGCTGCGCCTAAGCTCTTCAGGGACAATGCCGGGTGACGTCGCGACCAGGCTGTCGGGGAAGGTTCTTCAGATGCTCAAGGGCTTTACGGTCCCGCGGTCACCTCTGGGGACGGCGTCGTTAACACCGCCACCTCCATGGCACTACGCTGGTGAGGTGCTGGCCGTGGAGTTCTGGAACGACCCGGATGTGTCGGCTGACATTCTTCCCAGAGGCGTCAAGCTGGATGCCCTCTGCTGGGGGCGCTCTGTCGCGCTCTTCGTCGATTGTCAGTTCACCGCGAGCGGCGACGAGTACCTTGATCCAGCGCGATATCAGTGCCGCGAATTCATCGTTCTCCTCGATGCAACGTGGCAGGGGTCACGAATAGCCTGGTGCCCGTACGCCTACGCCGACAACGATGCGGCGATCATGAGAGGCTGGATCCAGGGTTATCCGAAGAAGTTAGGCGTCGTGCACCAGACCCGCAGTTTTTCCGCCGCCAGCGCGGCTTCGGCACCGCTCGCCAGCAAGAGCAGATTTGCCGGTTGCGTATCCTCCCGTGGACAGCGGCTGGCAGAAGCTCGCGTGATACTGCGCGAAAGGGCAGATCATCTTGTTGGCCTGCTTGATCGGCCGATTGTGGCGCGTCGATATTTTCCGCGGCTTTGTGCTGGCATGCACGACAAGCCGGCCGTGGATGAGCTCGTTCGGTGCATGATGGAGAATTTCCTGATCTCGAACCTATGGGTCGGTGAAGGAGAGCTGAGTTTTCCTGAAGCTCACGGCGAAGAGCTCGACATGTTGGGGCCGATCAAGGTCGGTCGCGGCTTCCGGTTCTCGTTTTCCTGTTCGATCTCCGATTGCGAGATTTTGGCCGACTTGACCGTCTAGCGATCGTCTTGCCGGCCCAAACAGGGAATGCACTGAAAGCAGTTCTTCTAACCGCAAGAACAGACAAGCCGACGCAAGCCGATAAAATCAATTGCGGCTGGCTTCGATAGGCTATCCGTCGATAATGCGCAGGAGTTGAAAATGCTGAAGGGCTTTACCGTTCCCAAGTCGCCATTCGGTCAGGCGGCACTGACCCCACCGCCGCCCTGGCACTACTCCAGCGACGTTGTGGGTGTTGAGTTCTGGACCGACCCCGAGGCGACGGCCGCGACGCTGCCGAGCGGTCTCACTCCCGATCCGAAGTCGAACGGCCATGCCGTCATAATGTTTCTGGATTGGCAGTTCACCGCGCAGGACGACGAATTTCTCGATCCGGCCCGTTATCAGTATCGCGAGGCATTTGTGCTGCTCGACGCGATGCATCGCGACACACCCGTGATGTGGTGCCCTTACATCTATGTCGACAACGATGCCGCGTTGGCGCGAGGGTGGACGCAAGGCTTTCCCAAGAAAATGGGTAGCATTTTCCAAACGCGCACATTTGCCGCGGCAAGCCCTGCCGCAGCGCCGATCATGCCCGGTGGCCGATTTGGCGCGAGCCTTTCCGCGCACGGCCAGCGTCTGGCGGAAGCCTGTATTACCCTGCGGAAGCCTGTCGAAAACGGATTGTCGCTTCTGAACCGGCCGACGGTCCTGCTGCGATATTTCCCGAGCCTGGCTGCCGGATATCAGGACAAGCCGGCGGTCGATGAGCTGGCGATGTCGCTCACAGACAATCTCACGGTCGCCGACGCATGGGTAGGGGAGGGTGAATTGAATATTCCTGACGCGCAAGGCGAAGAGCTGCACGCCCTCGAGCCAAGGCGCATCGAGTCCGGATTCCGTTATTCGCTCGCCTACTCCGTCACGGACCTGACGATCCTGGAGGACCGCACGCGCAAATAGCCTGAACAACTCTCCCGCCTTGCGGCGAAGCGTGCAGTCCCCTCGCTTTGCCGGGAGGGCCTCCTCGGATCCCCCGTCCCAAGGAGGTCCTCCGCGAGGGAGTGTTTCTGGAAAAAGGATAACGCGAACGGCGCCCGAATACCTGGTCGACGGTTCATTCACGAAAGAAGCGCAGATGGTGATACCAGTTCACATATGGGGACATGCGCTGCGCATATGGCTGGCAGCGGTGACTGCGCTCTACGTGGCGTTCTGGCTGCAGCTTGGAGGAGCGGCATCGGCCGCAGTGACTGTCGCTATCCTGGCGCAGCCCACACGCGGGGCCGCACTGGCGAAAGCCGTCAACAGGATTGCCGCGACGTTCATCGGCGCTGCGATGTCAATCGTGATCGCGGGTCTCTTTCCCGGCGAGCGTGTCGGCCTGCTTGCGGCTTTCATTCTCTGGATATGCATTTGCGTCTTCGTCGGGAGCTACTTCCGCGGCTTTCGGGCCTATGCCGCCGTTTTGTCCGGCTACACCGTCGGAATTATTACCGTCGTCAATATCGATACGCCGCAAAAGGTGTTCACAACGATGACCGATCGCGTGGCCGCGATCACGATTGGTATCCTTTGCGTGACACTCATCAACGATCTCTTCGGTTCGCCGCCGGTGTGGCGAGGGTTGGATCGCCGGATCACCCAGGCCTGGCATGATCTGCGCGACTACGCGCGCGACGTGTTAGGCGGAGCCAGGGACGATTCGGAAAGAGCAGGGGTGCTTTTCGCACAGATTGCCGGCTTGAGGGATGAGGTGGATATCGTCGCTCACGACATGGCAGATGGGCGACATCGGGCAGGTGGCGCCCGGAGCGCGATGCTGGCGCTGGTCGAGATTGTCCAACAGGTTCGATTGCTGGGCTTGCTTGAGCGTGGCGATCCTTTGGCCGTAACCATCAGAGACCAATGTCTTGCTGCGCTCGATGGCGATCGCTCAGAGGCGCTGGCGTTGCTGGCCAGGCTACGCGACGACGAAACGTCGCGTCCTGACGTGACTATCGCGGCCATAGGGCAGATTCAGCAGGCCCTTCGCTGCGTGGAAGCCATGGCTCAGCTCAAGGACGGGCAATTATCCCTGCGCGAAGGGAGCGAGCCGGCTCGTGATGTGCGATTGCCACATCGCAAGGAGTTCTTCTTTGCGCTGCAAAATGCGATTCGTATCGGGATTGCGGTGTCAGCGGGAGCGCTTTTTCTCGTGCTTGCAGGATGGCCGGTGTCCGTTTCGGCTTTGATGATCACCGCAAACCTGTGTGCTTTGAGCACGACAATGCCAAATCCGTCGAAATTCGCGGTCGCCGCCATGGTGAGCTTCGCGCTCGCCGCGCCAAGCGCCGGTATCGTTCACTTCTATCTTCTCACCGACTCACAGGACTTTGTCCGGCTTGCGATTGCGATCGCGCCGGTGCTGATTTTTGGCTGCCTGTTCAGCGCCAATCCGAAGATCGCTGGTATCGGAACCACAATGAACGTCATTTTCCTGGTTTTGTTGGCGCCATCCAACCCTCAATCGTTCAACGCGCTTAGCTTCTTTTCGCAATGCATGTTCGTGGCGTTTGCCCTCGGCGTCGTATTTCTGGCGTCCCGCCTGGTGTGGCCAGTATCGGAGCTCGACAAGCAACGGGCCGTCGTCAGGGCGACGAAGGAAACATTGGCGGCGTCGATGACCGGCAGGAAATACAGCCTGCCGGTGCTGAGCATGGTGCTGGCCTCCAGGATTTCCGACTATGTTGCCGCGGCCACTAACAAGGATAGGTCGCATCCGGAAGTGCTTAAGGGCCTCCTCGCGACCAACGACCTGTCGCTCGCGTCGGCTGCGGCCTACGCTCACCTGGAGCAGAGCTCGGACGATCCGGCCATCCGCTCCGGGCTTGGCCCGTTGCAACGGGCTCTTCAGGCCGGAAATAGCCGGCGCCTTTACGCCGGCGCCAGATCAATTCTTCGACGCAAGCGAGAAGGCAAGGCCGGGCTGCAGGAAACAATGCTGGCCGCGGTAACTGACCTATGGTCCGCGGGCGTGGTGCTGGAGCGCGAGGGGCGCAGGATCCGGCATTTCGCCGGCCGGGGCTTCGTCAACAAGGGAGAGGGGTGATGGGCGTAGCGACAAAGAAGCGAATAGCGGTCAACCTGCTCCGATATCTTGCGACCGGCGTGCTTGTCGCAGCAGCGCTTGTTGCTGCGGGCTATGGCTGGCGCGTTTATGTGACGGCGCCATGGACGCGCGATGGTATGGTCCGTGTCCAGGTCGCAAATGTGGCGCCGCAGATTTCCGGCAAGATCGTGGAGATACGAATCTCCGACAACCAGCACGTCCACAAGGGCGACATACTCTACGTCATCGAAAAATTTGATTTCGAGGTCGCGCTGGAGAATGCAAAAGCGACCATCCTGAGCCGTGAGGCTGACCTCGAAGTCAAGAAGGCACAGAACGCCCGGCGGGCGATTCTTACGACACTGTCCACCTCGATTGAGGAGAAGCAGATATTCGACGGCAATGCGAAGATGGCGGATGCCGCCCTCTTGAGCGCCAAGGCCGCGCTTGCGCAAGCCGACATCAATCTCCAGAGGACGGAGGTGCGTTCGCCTGTCGACGGCTACGTCACGAACCTCCTGATGCGGGTCGGCGACTCTGCGCGGGCCGGAACGCCCAATGTTTCGGTGATCGACGAGCATTCCTACTGGATCGACGCGTACTTCGAGGAAACGAAGATCGCCAACATCCGTGTCGGAGAGGACGTCGAGGCGACGTTGCTTGGCTATGAAATGCCGATCAAGGGCGGGATCGAGAGCATCACGGGCGGTATCAGTGCCGCGAACGCCGCAAGCAGCACGCAGGGCCTTCCGAACGTTGATCCGATATTCACCTGGGTTCGTCTCGCGCAGCGCATTCCGGTGCGGATCAGGATCGACCGGGTCCCGCAAGACGTGCCGCTCGTTGCAGGAATGACCTGCAGCGTTTCCGTTGTCGGCAGGAAGAAAGCTCCTGCACCGAAGCCCGATCGAGGAATCTTCGATCGGCTCATAAGCCGACTTGGGTGAAGCCGATGCGTGCGCCAAGGGATATCGAACTGGGCGGCGTCCTGATTGACCCCTTTGTGAGGTGTCTGTTCCTCGCCTTGATCATCCTGATCGTAATCCGGTTTGTCGTCGGCCGCCTCGGATTGAGGTCGATGTTCGCCAACCCGCCCCTTGCGGAGGCGGCCCTCTACGTCTGCATCCTCGTCGGCCTTATGGCGTCCTGGATCTGAGTGCAGCCTGAGGGCAGGCTAAATAGCTCCTCGGCTTGTCGTCGACCGTTTATGCTATTGATTTTTCGACGTTATTTTATGTTGCGCTGCAATTAATAGTTCAGAACGCTACTTAACAAGCCAAACAGGACCGCTTGCACCATGCTCTTGCCGGGCCGGAATTCTCGTCGAGGGATTGATATGGAAGGGTCGCAGAGTACTGCATCGAATTCTTCGCCAGCCGCTCTCCGGTTCGGCTATCTGGCGGGCAGCCTGGCCCAGCTCCTTGAAGTGGTGAGGCGCGAGTTCGAGCACGATCGCGAGGCGGCGAAGGCGTCGCTGGCCACGGCATCGACCATCCTGCAATCGGAGATCGAACGCCATTCCGGCGCGAAGCGATCCAGGACGGCCGGGCTGGCCGGCTGGCAGATCGCGCGGGTGCGAACCTTCATCGAAAAGAATCTGCACCGTACCATTCATACCCAGGACCTCAGCGCTGTCGCGCGGCGGACCCCGGCACACTTCTCGCGGTCGTTCAAGCTAACCTTCGGAGATCCGCCACATGCTTACGTGGTCAAGAGGCGGTTGGAGAGAGCTTGCCATCTGATGCTAACCAGTTCAGCCTCGCTGAGCGAAATCGCGCTGGGCGTTGGATTTTCGGATCAGGCGCATCTGTGCAGACTATTCCGGCAAGCCTTTGGGCATAGTCCAGCCAGTTGGCGCCGCGAACACGAGATAGAGCAGTGAGGTCAGAGAGTCAGCGCGGATGAGAGACATCCCATGAGCGGTCAGAACCGGAAAGTCCTGAGCTTCGGTCCTTTTGAGTTATCGATCGGTAACAGGCTCCTGACCAATGGCACAAAGGTCGTGCCACTCGGAGCGCGGGCGATGGACGTCCTCGTTGTCCTCGTCGAGCAAGCGAACAAAGTCGTCAGCAGAAGGACCTTGATCGAGCGCGTTTGGCCAAAGCGGGGAGCCGATGAGGTTAGTCTCCGCGTGCACATCTCGGCGCTGCGCAAGGCGCTGGCTCAAAATGACCCCACCAGGCGATACATCGCGAACGTGCCTGGCCGCGGCTACCGTTTCATCGTGCCGATAACGTCACCTTCTCTCGAGACGCCGGAGATCGACTTGGCTGCGACGTCATGGCTACCCGCCCGTTTGACGCGCATGGTTGGTCGAAAGGACGCGATCGCCACGATCCAGGCGAAGCTCGCCGCGCAGAAGTTCGTTACGATCGTTGGCCCTGGCGGTATCGGCAAGACTACCGTTGCAATCTCTGTTACGCATGAGATGCGCTCCATCTTCGACGGGCGGGTTCGCTTCGTTGACCTGAGCTCTCTTGGTGACGCCTCCCTCGTTGCGTCCGCGGTGGCGAGCTCATTCGGACTGGCGATACAAACCAACGATGTTGTGCCAGCCCTGATCGATCACTTGCTGGAAGCTCCGACGTTGCTCGTGCTCGACAGTTGCGAACATCTAATCGATGGAGCGTCCGCTCTCGCGGAAAGGCTGTTTTGCCGCGTGCCAGCATTGCACATACTCGCGACCAGCCGGGAAGCGTTGCGTGTCGAAGGTGAGAATGTCCACGAACTCGCCGCGCTTGCATGTCCTCCGGACGATCAGGGGATATCGGCGGCGCGTGCGCTTGAATATCCAGCCGTTCAGCTGTTGGTCGAGCGCGTGCGGGCCGTGCGAGGTCAATTCGAGCTGGTCGATGCTGATGCGCCGATTGCGGCCGGCATCTGCCGGCGTCTGGATGGTATCGCCCTGGCGATCGAACTCGCGGCCTGCAGGGTCGTCATTTACGGTCTTGGCAAGACTGCGAGCCTGCTTGACGACCACCTCAATCTGACATGGGCAGGCCGTCGGACCGCTGCGGCAAGGCATCAGACCTTAAATGCCACGCTTGAATGGAGCTATGGCCTGCTCGATGAGCGGGAGAGGCTCGTGTTGAGCAGGCTTGGCGTTTTCTCGGGCGGATTCACGTTCGAGGCGGCGATCGCAGTTGTCGCCGATGAGAAGGTTGATGAAGCAAGAGTATCGGATTGCGTTTGGGAGCTTCGGTCGAAATCATTAATCGCAGCCTATGGACACGAATCGCGTCTGCGGTTGCTCGACGTCACGCGCGCTTTTGCCTTGCAGCGCCTGCCTGAAAGCGATGGGCAGTTTTTCCGCCGCCATCACGCCCTTTACTTCAGT includes these proteins:
- a CDS encoding DUF1656 domain-containing protein — translated: MRAPRDIELGGVLIDPFVRCLFLALIILIVIRFVVGRLGLRSMFANPPLAEAALYVCILVGLMASWI
- a CDS encoding acetoacetate decarboxylase family protein: MLKGFTVPKSPFGQAALTPPPPWHYSSDVVGVEFWTDPEATAATLPSGLTPDPKSNGHAVIMFLDWQFTAQDDEFLDPARYQYREAFVLLDAMHRDTPVMWCPYIYVDNDAALARGWTQGFPKKMGSIFQTRTFAAASPAAAPIMPGGRFGASLSAHGQRLAEACITLRKPVENGLSLLNRPTVLLRYFPSLAAGYQDKPAVDELAMSLTDNLTVADAWVGEGELNIPDAQGEELHALEPRRIESGFRYSLAYSVTDLTILEDRTRK
- a CDS encoding ATP-binding protein; protein product: MSERPSRMTSRPTGLQVALMLVGVAIIFAIDTFAPLDIAIAVLYAVVVIASADFLGRRGILLVCAVCVLQTLLSFAIVHGESLQSGPVLRALIGLCAIGIATLAALRNRKAAESLSDQAALLDLSHDAIFVRDATDVITYWNAGAEELYGWPRKEALGQKSHALLKTKYLPSAGTMEQLDDSNRWQGELVHTRRDGTEVWVVSRWAVQRDERGRPFATMETNSDITEQKHAEDALHHARSQLEHVTRISTLGELTASIAHEVNQPLAAILTNGEAGLRWLLRDKPNLEEVRRALERMISNGRRASEVITRLRALARKSNPSHTVLTLNDIVADVIPLVEREMLNNDVGLRLDLQAPAPPVLGDRVQLAQVVINLVVNAIHAMSQIDDRRRLLSINSGTSLEDSNSQMAVLEIEDTGTGIDPKIAGDIFTAFQTTKADGMGMGLSISRTIVESHGGSISATSGDRWGALFRIRLPALQQDEVAAAAEQAY
- a CDS encoding HlyD family secretion protein, encoding MGVATKKRIAVNLLRYLATGVLVAAALVAAGYGWRVYVTAPWTRDGMVRVQVANVAPQISGKIVEIRISDNQHVHKGDILYVIEKFDFEVALENAKATILSREADLEVKKAQNARRAILTTLSTSIEEKQIFDGNAKMADAALLSAKAALAQADINLQRTEVRSPVDGYVTNLLMRVGDSARAGTPNVSVIDEHSYWIDAYFEETKIANIRVGEDVEATLLGYEMPIKGGIESITGGISAANAASSTQGLPNVDPIFTWVRLAQRIPVRIRIDRVPQDVPLVAGMTCSVSVVGRKKAPAPKPDRGIFDRLISRLG
- a CDS encoding FUSC family protein; amino-acid sequence: MVIPVHIWGHALRIWLAAVTALYVAFWLQLGGAASAAVTVAILAQPTRGAALAKAVNRIAATFIGAAMSIVIAGLFPGERVGLLAAFILWICICVFVGSYFRGFRAYAAVLSGYTVGIITVVNIDTPQKVFTTMTDRVAAITIGILCVTLINDLFGSPPVWRGLDRRITQAWHDLRDYARDVLGGARDDSERAGVLFAQIAGLRDEVDIVAHDMADGRHRAGGARSAMLALVEIVQQVRLLGLLERGDPLAVTIRDQCLAALDGDRSEALALLARLRDDETSRPDVTIAAIGQIQQALRCVEAMAQLKDGQLSLREGSEPARDVRLPHRKEFFFALQNAIRIGIAVSAGALFLVLAGWPVSVSALMITANLCALSTTMPNPSKFAVAAMVSFALAAPSAGIVHFYLLTDSQDFVRLAIAIAPVLIFGCLFSANPKIAGIGTTMNVIFLVLLAPSNPQSFNALSFFSQCMFVAFALGVVFLASRLVWPVSELDKQRAVVRATKETLAASMTGRKYSLPVLSMVLASRISDYVAAATNKDRSHPEVLKGLLATNDLSLASAAAYAHLEQSSDDPAIRSGLGPLQRALQAGNSRRLYAGARSILRRKREGKAGLQETMLAAVTDLWSAGVVLEREGRRIRHFAGRGFVNKGEG
- a CDS encoding acetoacetate decarboxylase family protein; amino-acid sequence: MLKGFTVPRSPLGTASLTPPPPWHYAGEVLAVEFWNDPDVSADILPRGVKLDALCWGRSVALFVDCQFTASGDEYLDPARYQCREFIVLLDATWQGSRIAWCPYAYADNDAAIMRGWIQGYPKKLGVVHQTRSFSAASAASAPLASKSRFAGCVSSRGQRLAEARVILRERADHLVGLLDRPIVARRYFPRLCAGMHDKPAVDELVRCMMENFLISNLWVGEGELSFPEAHGEELDMLGPIKVGRGFRFSFSCSISDCEILADLTV
- a CDS encoding winged helix-turn-helix domain-containing protein; the encoded protein is MSGQNRKVLSFGPFELSIGNRLLTNGTKVVPLGARAMDVLVVLVEQANKVVSRRTLIERVWPKRGADEVSLRVHISALRKALAQNDPTRRYIANVPGRGYRFIVPITSPSLETPEIDLAATSWLPARLTRMVGRKDAIATIQAKLAAQKFVTIVGPGGIGKTTVAISVTHEMRSIFDGRVRFVDLSSLGDASLVASAVASSFGLAIQTNDVVPALIDHLLEAPTLLVLDSCEHLIDGASALAERLFCRVPALHILATSREALRVEGENVHELAALACPPDDQGISAARALEYPAVQLLVERVRAVRGQFELVDADAPIAAGICRRLDGIALAIELAACRVVIYGLGKTASLLDDHLNLTWAGRRTAAARHQTLNATLEWSYGLLDERERLVLSRLGVFSGGFTFEAAIAVVADEKVDEARVSDCVWELRSKSLIAAYGHESRLRLLDVTRAFALQRLPESDGQFFRRHHALYFSDLFRRGAAMDASGWPKALGIEVDNLRAALNWTFSAAGDAEIGIELAAASAGTWMGMSLLTECREWMRKAISRLDDVNSGTRQEMVIQSALASCMMFTGGMTEESYATWAKARLLAEGLKDAEHQLVSLLVLWAHQIRVPNYPEATRLADHCGDVAERSGDRGAIAMANYMRGVTYHHTARILEAEGCLELSLHRDDEASRQSLIKRFGYDRKADALGVLANLVWLRGSPDHARRLNRMSIAEARQLDHAVPLCVALTWASFNMYLTSPDDDETEALANELVEHARKYAVESYHGFGLAMQALGRARRGEAEAAAATLYSGLEKLSAARYGVFNWFLQAELARSTAAAGRLRLALDIFETAKINLDEGQWYAPELLRIRGELALSNNEGLAVCRDYFLRALDLSARQASLSWELRAATSLVIAEKSLEKKEAASKTLQAVYTKFREGFDTLDLQLAIQVLNGSSSQADVVRVVR
- a CDS encoding AraC family transcriptional regulator — its product is MEGSQSTASNSSPAALRFGYLAGSLAQLLEVVRREFEHDREAAKASLATASTILQSEIERHSGAKRSRTAGLAGWQIARVRTFIEKNLHRTIHTQDLSAVARRTPAHFSRSFKLTFGDPPHAYVVKRRLERACHLMLTSSASLSEIALGVGFSDQAHLCRLFRQAFGHSPASWRREHEIEQ